A single Blastococcus colisei DNA region contains:
- a CDS encoding SIR2 family NAD-dependent protein deacylase produces MNGHVFVVGADLTRLSCDDVLVPTDRTLRVAPGWCPLLPPQLISGHVDDDACVALEWAGGERVLEVPGEGDRRAWLVDTVDDADRGLDWLLDGAREALAAVARREVTRPAHGRARRLVGLPALGTGWGGAAGQRGALLQQLLPVLREAAHEHGFDVALVLRGPSDLAAAQRVRRGEGVGWDLPDDLRALAEQLGEKARRGQLAIFFGAGLSAAAGLPTWEQLVAELAEASGLEDALRKGLSALPPQDSAALLARELGRERLEAFVKERFGPGSYALAHALIADLPVQEFVTTNYDPLVEQAATDIGRDVRVLPFEEAAPGSPWLLKLHGDASHPESVVLTREEYLQLGDTRAALAGVLHSLLLTRHVLFVGTSMLDDDLIRIAHQVRSALQLQGSPSGRRNGTVLALREDPARARLWERDVETVAMGPADVPAADAARRLEVLLDLIGCLSTPPTGYLLDPAYRGLLDEEECALAAALGRAADAVREDSGSAAAQEVVALLRRLGHGGGAADGAEQGPADASTSAQDDRAQEQRPG; encoded by the coding sequence ATGAACGGTCACGTGTTCGTCGTCGGGGCGGACCTGACGCGGCTGTCGTGCGACGACGTCCTGGTGCCCACCGACCGGACGCTGCGGGTGGCTCCGGGCTGGTGCCCGCTGCTGCCGCCGCAGCTGATCTCCGGGCACGTCGACGACGACGCCTGCGTCGCCCTGGAGTGGGCCGGGGGCGAGCGTGTCCTCGAGGTCCCGGGCGAGGGCGACCGCCGGGCGTGGCTGGTCGACACCGTGGACGACGCCGACCGGGGTCTCGACTGGCTGCTCGACGGCGCCCGCGAGGCGCTGGCCGCCGTCGCCCGGCGGGAGGTGACCCGGCCCGCGCACGGCCGCGCGCGGCGGCTGGTCGGTCTGCCGGCACTCGGCACCGGGTGGGGTGGTGCCGCGGGGCAGCGTGGTGCGCTCCTCCAGCAGCTGCTGCCGGTGCTGCGGGAGGCGGCGCACGAGCACGGTTTCGACGTCGCGCTGGTGCTGCGCGGCCCCAGCGACCTGGCCGCGGCCCAGCGCGTCCGCCGGGGCGAGGGCGTCGGCTGGGACCTGCCCGACGACCTGCGGGCACTGGCCGAGCAGCTGGGCGAGAAGGCGCGTCGCGGGCAGCTGGCGATCTTCTTCGGGGCCGGGCTGAGCGCGGCGGCCGGGCTGCCGACCTGGGAGCAGCTGGTCGCCGAGCTGGCCGAGGCATCCGGGCTGGAGGACGCACTGCGGAAGGGACTGTCCGCGCTCCCCCCGCAGGACTCCGCGGCGCTGCTGGCCCGCGAGCTCGGCCGGGAACGGCTCGAGGCCTTCGTCAAGGAGCGGTTCGGCCCCGGCTCGTACGCGCTCGCGCACGCGCTGATCGCCGACCTGCCGGTGCAGGAGTTCGTCACCACCAACTATGACCCGCTGGTCGAGCAGGCCGCCACCGACATCGGCCGGGACGTGCGCGTGCTGCCGTTCGAGGAGGCGGCGCCGGGGTCGCCCTGGCTGCTGAAGCTGCACGGGGACGCGTCGCACCCCGAGAGCGTCGTCCTGACCCGCGAGGAGTACCTGCAGCTCGGCGACACCCGGGCGGCCCTCGCCGGGGTGCTGCACTCCCTGCTGCTCACGCGGCACGTGCTGTTCGTGGGCACCTCGATGCTCGACGACGACCTCATCCGGATCGCCCACCAGGTGCGCAGCGCGCTGCAGCTGCAGGGGTCGCCGTCCGGACGACGGAACGGCACGGTGCTCGCCCTGCGGGAGGACCCCGCTCGGGCGCGGCTCTGGGAGCGGGACGTCGAGACCGTCGCGATGGGCCCCGCCGACGTCCCGGCCGCCGATGCCGCCCGCCGGCTCGAGGTGCTGCTGGACCTGATCGGCTGCCTGTCGACCCCGCCCACCGGTTACCTGCTCGACCCGGCCTACCGCGGGCTGCTCGACGAGGAGGAGTGCGCGCTGGCGGCGGCGCTCGGCCGGGCCGCCGACGCCGTGCGGGAGGACTCCGGGTCGGCAGCGGCGCAGGAGGTGGTGGCCCTGCTGCGGCGGCTGGGCCACGGCGGAGGCGCCGCCGACGGTGCGGAGCAGGGGCCCGCGGACGCGTCCACGAGCGCGCAGGACGACCGCGCCCAGGAGCAGCGCCCAGGCTGA
- a CDS encoding cytochrome P450, whose amino-acid sequence MPGRKPRRPENALDLLTRGYGWLPDRRRVSGVRTVGARLGGLPVTAIEGPDAARFLYDEDHVRRAHAIPEPVQGTLFGKGAVHTLDGEAHRVRKAMFVGLLMREDGIASLVEQVTTAWDESVEEWTRRPHIVVFDEAARVIAGAVCRWAGIPVPDDEVPAVARDLLAMVDGFATGGPRHFRARRARGRREAWLAQLVRDVRSGVATVPADSAVAVVAEHRDAGGEQLDSHLAAVELINIIRPTTAVAWFMAFSGHALIRWPDNRKRLADGDPANALAWAHEVRRFYPFAPFIGGRAPREVEWDGVRIPKNSMVLLDLYGQNHDPDLWGDPYAFRPERFLDPEGQGRAIGEFELVPQGAGDPRTNHRCPGEQLVVALLAALAVRLARLEYDVPEQDLSIALHRIPARPKSGVVLRVRGSVS is encoded by the coding sequence ATGCCTGGACGGAAGCCGCGCCGCCCCGAGAACGCCCTGGACCTGCTCACCCGCGGATACGGGTGGCTGCCCGACCGGCGCCGCGTGTCCGGTGTGCGCACGGTCGGCGCACGGCTCGGCGGCCTGCCGGTGACCGCGATCGAGGGTCCGGACGCGGCGCGCTTCCTCTACGACGAGGACCACGTGCGCCGCGCGCACGCCATCCCCGAGCCCGTGCAGGGCACCTTGTTCGGCAAGGGCGCGGTGCACACGCTCGACGGCGAGGCGCACCGGGTGCGGAAGGCGATGTTCGTCGGCCTGCTCATGCGCGAGGACGGCATCGCCTCGCTCGTGGAGCAGGTGACGACGGCCTGGGACGAGTCCGTGGAGGAGTGGACCCGCCGTCCGCACATCGTGGTGTTCGACGAGGCTGCGCGGGTGATCGCCGGCGCTGTGTGCCGCTGGGCCGGGATCCCGGTTCCCGACGACGAGGTGCCCGCCGTCGCGCGGGACCTGCTCGCGATGGTGGACGGCTTCGCCACCGGCGGACCGCGGCACTTCCGGGCCCGCCGGGCACGTGGTCGGCGCGAGGCCTGGCTCGCGCAGCTCGTGCGCGACGTCCGCAGCGGGGTGGCGACCGTGCCGGCGGACTCCGCCGTCGCCGTGGTCGCCGAGCACCGGGACGCCGGCGGTGAGCAGCTGGACTCGCACCTCGCGGCCGTGGAGCTGATCAACATCATCCGGCCGACGACCGCGGTCGCCTGGTTCATGGCCTTCTCCGGGCACGCGCTGATCCGCTGGCCCGACAACCGGAAGCGCCTCGCCGACGGTGACCCCGCGAACGCCCTGGCCTGGGCCCACGAGGTGCGGCGCTTCTACCCGTTCGCGCCGTTCATCGGTGGACGGGCGCCGCGCGAGGTCGAGTGGGACGGCGTCCGCATCCCGAAGAACTCGATGGTGCTGCTGGACCTGTACGGGCAGAACCATGATCCCGACCTGTGGGGCGACCCCTACGCGTTCCGGCCCGAGCGTTTCCTGGATCCTGAAGGACAGGGCCGCGCCATCGGCGAGTTCGAGCTGGTACCGCAGGGCGCCGGCGATCCGCGGACCAACCATCGCTGCCCGGGGGAGCAGCTCGTCGTCGCGCTGCTGGCGGCGCTGGCCGTCCGGCTGGCACGCCTGGAGTACGACGTCCCGGAGCAGGACCTCTCCATCGCTCTGCACCGCATCCCGGCGCGGCCGAAGAGCGGCGTCGTCCTCCGGGTGCGCGGCAGCGTCAGCTAG
- a CDS encoding response regulator transcription factor: MSDDDDSVFAALRAGARGYLLKESEGADIARAVRAAARSEAVFGPRIADRVLAFFASSRARSAAVPFPELTDREREVLDLVAHGLPNAAIAARLFLSEKTVRNRVSDVLTKLHAVSRAEAVALARDAGLGPSPS, translated from the coding sequence ATGAGCGACGACGACGACTCGGTGTTCGCCGCGCTGCGGGCCGGCGCCCGCGGCTACCTGCTCAAGGAGAGCGAGGGCGCCGACATCGCCCGCGCCGTCCGCGCCGCCGCCCGGTCGGAGGCGGTGTTCGGCCCGCGCATCGCCGACCGGGTGCTGGCCTTCTTCGCGTCGTCCCGGGCGCGCTCGGCCGCGGTGCCGTTCCCCGAGCTCACCGACCGCGAGCGCGAGGTGCTCGACCTGGTGGCGCACGGGCTGCCGAACGCCGCGATCGCCGCCCGGCTCTTCCTCAGCGAGAAGACGGTGCGCAACCGGGTCTCCGACGTGCTCACCAAGCTGCACGCCGTCAGCCGCGCCGAAGCGGTGGCGCTGGCGCGCGACGCCGGCCTCGGCCCCTCCCCTAGCTGA
- a CDS encoding hemerythrin domain-containing protein codes for MTSTSTHGQLTLPGQAAAPDGPVDLTPMFLMHHAFRRDLTAFADAVHRTPAADRTTWQALDLRWRRFAEILHHHHSGEDDHIWPVLVGAVDTGGSPEDCATLEAMAAEHAEIDPMLVACARGFAMLAEREDEAARVALEADVTRTRDRLGAHLGHEERDALVLVQRFLSAEDWARMDKQIGSDYPARLIPFSLAWVMHGLPDHGRAAAVGFLGRPALMLWSLAFRRPFERKERAAFRYVAG; via the coding sequence ATGACCAGCACCTCGACCCACGGCCAGTTGACGCTGCCCGGCCAGGCGGCGGCACCCGACGGACCGGTCGACCTGACCCCGATGTTCCTGATGCACCACGCGTTCCGGCGCGACCTGACCGCCTTCGCCGACGCCGTGCACCGGACGCCGGCCGCCGACCGCACGACGTGGCAGGCGCTGGACCTGCGGTGGCGGCGGTTCGCCGAGATCCTGCACCACCACCACAGCGGCGAGGACGACCACATCTGGCCGGTGCTGGTCGGGGCCGTCGACACCGGCGGCTCGCCCGAGGACTGCGCGACGCTCGAGGCGATGGCGGCCGAGCACGCCGAGATCGACCCGATGCTGGTGGCGTGCGCACGCGGGTTCGCGATGCTGGCGGAGCGGGAGGACGAGGCGGCCCGGGTGGCGCTCGAGGCGGACGTGACCAGGACCCGCGACCGGCTCGGTGCGCACCTCGGCCACGAGGAACGGGACGCGCTGGTGCTGGTGCAACGCTTCCTCAGCGCCGAGGACTGGGCGCGCATGGACAAGCAGATCGGGTCGGACTACCCGGCGCGGCTGATCCCCTTCAGCCTGGCCTGGGTGATGCACGGGCTGCCCGACCACGGCCGCGCGGCGGCCGTGGGGTTCCTGGGCCGGCCGGCGCTGATGCTGTGGTCGCTGGCCTTCCGGCGGCCCTTCGAGCGCAAGGAGCGGGCGGCGTTCCGGTACGTGGCGGGCTGA
- a CDS encoding AAA family ATPase has protein sequence MSTVRPEAAHAADLATEQHYVSGLYTRLDEVRARTVRRLDEQLATVPHNPQAIGEREAQVELHTQRIVALDAAESGLCFGRLDRRDADAPRYIGRIGLSAEDGDEEPLLVDWRAPAAQPFYTATPLHDLGVRRRRHIRTRGRTVVSVSDETLDLDDASGASGLTGEAVLLAELNASRTGRMSDIVRTIQAEQDRIIRADAGGVVVVQGGPGTGKTAVALHRAAYLLYTHRERLARSGLLVVGPTPTFLRYIADVLPSLGETGVVLADLGGLRPGLRADAVELPEAAEVKGRLAMAEVIAAAVRARQAVLDRPVELEIDGTPLRFTKADAARVRSRARSASRLHNEARPAVARAVIGLVARKYADTLGANVLGGANLLGEGDIAALRREVAAEPAVHRLVDRLWPRLTAERVVTDLLASPARLAAAAPDLSDGERALLHRPASAPWTVADVPLLEEADELLGVDDSAHRAHARREKQRRLRRAQDTLDQLHGSRSQDSETEDESEELSAGDLLDAEGLAERHEVADTRSVAERAAADRTWTYGHVIVDEAQELSAMAWRLLLRRCPTRSMTLVGDVAQTGSAAGASSWAEVLTPHLGHHWRLEELTVNYRTPAEIMAVADEVLVAGGSGGTAAQAVRSTGVRPWAQRVDDADLADAVAEAAAEFDKEDGTLAVVVPRSRLAAVAGAVGARLPGTATDGELTTGPAVLAPEAVKGLEFDSVLVVDPAGIVADGVRGHNDLYVALTRATQRLGVVHPGDLPPVLAGLEPR, from the coding sequence TTGTCGACGGTACGGCCCGAGGCTGCCCACGCGGCCGACCTGGCGACGGAACAGCACTACGTGAGCGGCCTGTACACGCGGCTGGACGAGGTCCGGGCCCGCACCGTGCGCCGGCTGGACGAGCAGCTGGCGACGGTGCCGCACAACCCGCAGGCCATCGGCGAGCGGGAGGCCCAGGTCGAGCTGCACACCCAGCGCATCGTCGCCCTCGACGCCGCCGAGAGCGGGCTGTGCTTCGGGCGGCTGGACCGCCGCGACGCCGACGCGCCGCGCTACATCGGCCGGATCGGGCTGTCGGCCGAGGACGGCGACGAGGAGCCCCTGCTGGTCGACTGGCGTGCTCCTGCCGCCCAGCCCTTCTACACCGCCACGCCGCTGCACGACCTCGGCGTCCGGCGCCGCCGGCACATCCGGACGCGCGGCCGCACCGTCGTGTCCGTCTCCGACGAGACCCTCGACCTCGACGACGCCTCGGGTGCCTCCGGGCTGACCGGTGAGGCGGTGCTGCTGGCCGAGCTGAACGCCTCCCGCACCGGCCGGATGAGCGACATCGTCCGCACCATCCAGGCCGAGCAGGACCGGATCATCCGGGCCGACGCCGGCGGGGTGGTGGTCGTGCAGGGCGGTCCCGGCACCGGCAAGACCGCCGTCGCGCTGCACCGCGCGGCCTATTTGCTCTACACGCACCGCGAGCGGCTGGCGCGCAGCGGCCTGCTCGTCGTCGGGCCGACCCCCACCTTCCTGCGCTACATCGCCGACGTCCTGCCCTCCCTCGGCGAGACCGGCGTGGTCCTCGCCGACCTCGGCGGGCTGCGCCCCGGGCTGCGGGCGGACGCGGTCGAGTTGCCGGAGGCCGCCGAGGTCAAGGGCCGGCTCGCGATGGCCGAGGTGATCGCCGCCGCCGTCCGCGCCCGGCAGGCCGTCCTCGACCGGCCGGTCGAGCTCGAGATCGACGGCACGCCGCTGCGGTTCACCAAGGCCGACGCCGCCCGGGTCCGCTCCCGTGCCCGCAGCGCCTCGCGGCTGCACAACGAGGCCCGCCCGGCCGTCGCGCGCGCGGTCATCGGGCTGGTCGCGCGCAAGTACGCCGACACGCTCGGCGCGAACGTGCTCGGGGGCGCCAACCTGCTCGGCGAGGGCGACATCGCCGCCCTGCGCCGGGAGGTCGCCGCCGAACCCGCCGTCCACCGGCTGGTCGACCGGCTCTGGCCCCGGCTGACCGCCGAGCGGGTGGTCACCGACCTGCTCGCCTCCCCCGCCCGGCTCGCGGCCGCCGCCCCGGACCTCTCCGACGGCGAGCGCGCCCTGCTGCACCGGCCGGCCTCGGCGCCGTGGACGGTGGCCGACGTCCCGCTGCTCGAGGAGGCCGACGAGCTGCTCGGCGTCGACGACAGCGCCCATCGCGCGCACGCGCGCCGCGAGAAGCAGCGCCGGCTGCGGCGGGCGCAGGACACCCTCGACCAGCTGCACGGCTCGCGCTCGCAGGACAGCGAGACCGAGGACGAGTCCGAGGAGCTCTCCGCCGGCGACCTGCTCGACGCCGAGGGCCTGGCCGAGCGGCACGAGGTCGCCGACACCCGCAGCGTCGCCGAGCGGGCCGCCGCCGACCGCACGTGGACCTACGGGCACGTGATCGTCGACGAGGCGCAGGAGCTGTCGGCGATGGCGTGGCGGCTGCTGCTGCGCCGGTGCCCGACCCGGTCGATGACCCTGGTCGGCGACGTCGCCCAGACCGGCTCGGCCGCGGGCGCCTCCAGCTGGGCCGAGGTGCTCACCCCGCACCTCGGGCACCACTGGCGGTTGGAGGAGCTGACCGTCAACTACCGCACCCCGGCCGAGATCATGGCGGTGGCCGACGAGGTGCTGGTCGCCGGCGGCTCCGGTGGGACGGCGGCCCAGGCGGTGCGCTCCACGGGTGTGCGGCCCTGGGCCCAGCGGGTCGACGACGCCGATCTCGCGGACGCCGTCGCCGAGGCCGCGGCGGAGTTCGACAAGGAGGACGGCACGCTCGCCGTCGTCGTCCCCCGGTCCCGGCTCGCCGCGGTCGCCGGCGCCGTCGGTGCCCGGCTGCCGGGGACCGCCACCGACGGAGAGCTCACCACCGGCCCCGCCGTCCTCGCGCCGGAGGCGGTGAAGGGGCTGGAGTTCGACTCGGTCCTCGTCGTCGACCCGGCGGGGATCGTCGCCGACGGCGTCCGGGGTCACAACGACCTCTACGTCGCTCTCACCCGGGCCACCCAGCGGCTCGGCGTCGTCCACCCGGGCGACCTGCCGCCGGTGCTCGCCGGACTCGAGCCCCGCTGA
- a CDS encoding hemerythrin domain-containing protein translates to MTATAVRPTGLIPAPRAAADDATTQVARPEPAACRAVAYQRVLHQLVRRELRLLADLATWAPPGEDQRTAALTRHADLVSRVLLHHHAVEREAVWPALLRAAPAPARDAVEDWTARCARIDHMLRDLSTAARQWQVAGTDPARSAFASACRALADAVDAQTGEEERTLLPLLAEHLATEDWAAITASSHCRLSGPEQLFVLGLALEDSCAGDRARLLGGLPWSARTAWRVYGARRYRSAVVRLRGAPPAS, encoded by the coding sequence ATGACCGCAACCGCGGTCCGGCCGACCGGCCTGATCCCCGCCCCCCGCGCCGCCGCGGACGACGCCACCACGCAGGTCGCCCGGCCGGAACCCGCAGCCTGCCGCGCGGTGGCCTACCAGCGCGTGCTGCACCAACTGGTCCGGCGCGAGCTGCGGCTGCTCGCCGACCTCGCCACCTGGGCGCCGCCCGGCGAGGACCAGCGCACCGCCGCACTCACCCGGCACGCGGACCTGGTCAGCCGCGTCCTCCTGCACCACCACGCCGTCGAGCGGGAGGCGGTGTGGCCGGCGCTGCTGCGCGCCGCTCCCGCGCCGGCACGCGACGCCGTCGAGGACTGGACCGCGCGCTGCGCGCGCATCGACCACATGCTGCGCGACCTCTCGACCGCCGCCCGGCAGTGGCAGGTCGCCGGCACCGATCCCGCACGGTCGGCTTTCGCGTCGGCCTGCCGGGCACTGGCCGATGCCGTCGACGCCCAGACCGGCGAGGAGGAGCGCACGCTGCTCCCGCTCCTCGCCGAGCACCTCGCCACGGAGGACTGGGCCGCCATCACCGCCTCGTCGCACTGCCGGCTGTCCGGCCCCGAGCAGCTGTTCGTGCTCGGCCTGGCGCTCGAGGACTCCTGCGCGGGCGACCGCGCCCGCCTGCTCGGTGGTCTGCCGTGGTCGGCGCGGACGGCGTGGCGGGTGTACGGCGCCCGCCGCTACCGCTCCGCGGTCGTGCGCCTCCGCGGGGCCCCGCCCGCATCCTGA
- a CDS encoding alpha/beta fold hydrolase gives MATVLERNCVRVTGVADARPVVFVHGFGCDQEMWRFVAPDFEVDHRVVLLDLVGSGNSDLHAYDPDKYSSLQGYATDVVEVCRELGLTDVVLVGHSVSAMIGVLAWKQAPELFGALVMVGPNPRYIDDGDYVGGFSRTDIAGLLDALDANHLGWSTQMAPVIMGNPDHPELAAELTNSFCRTDPDIARQFARVTFLSDNRADLPDITVPVLVLQCSEDVIAPEVVGRYVHESIPGSAFTQLAARGHVPHLSAPEETTAAIRAFLTG, from the coding sequence GTGGCCACCGTCCTGGAACGCAACTGCGTACGCGTCACCGGTGTGGCCGACGCGCGGCCCGTCGTCTTCGTCCACGGGTTCGGCTGCGACCAGGAGATGTGGCGGTTCGTGGCGCCGGACTTCGAGGTCGACCATCGCGTCGTCCTGCTGGACCTGGTCGGGTCGGGCAACTCCGACCTGCACGCCTACGACCCGGACAAGTACTCGTCGCTGCAGGGCTACGCCACCGACGTCGTGGAGGTCTGCCGGGAGCTCGGGCTCACCGACGTCGTCCTCGTGGGGCACTCGGTCAGCGCGATGATCGGCGTCCTGGCCTGGAAGCAGGCCCCCGAGCTGTTCGGGGCGCTGGTCATGGTCGGCCCGAACCCGCGCTACATCGACGACGGCGACTACGTCGGGGGGTTCAGCCGGACCGACATCGCCGGCCTGCTCGACGCGCTGGACGCCAACCATCTCGGCTGGTCCACGCAGATGGCTCCGGTGATCATGGGCAACCCCGACCATCCGGAGCTGGCCGCGGAGCTGACCAACAGCTTCTGCCGCACCGACCCCGACATCGCCCGCCAGTTCGCCCGCGTGACCTTCCTGTCCGACAACCGGGCGGACCTCCCCGACATCACCGTCCCCGTGCTGGTGCTGCAGTGCAGCGAGGACGTCATCGCACCCGAGGTCGTGGGCCGGTACGTCCACGAATCCATCCCGGGCAGCGCGTTCACCCAGCTCGCGGCGAGGGGGCACGTGCCGCACCTCAGCGCGCCGGAGGAGACGACGGCCGCGATCCGAGCGTTCCTGACGGGGTGA
- a CDS encoding SpoIIE family protein phosphatase yields the protein MSGTDPIGNPGQDPRAQLGRLLEEDPADLYENAPMGYLSTLPDGRIVKVNRTFCAWTGRRSGELIGSRFQDLLSVGGRVFHETHLAPLLRMQGAVREIALDVVRVDGSLLPCLLNAVELRDDAGAPVLVRATLFEATARRRYERELLAAQRAAKESEARSRVVQQVVSDLAAATSVEDVASVIVERGRAALRASGAALVLVEEGIAGDPDAVPELRVVRSDGLSSELLEALRKAAEGKLALELAQGVRTVDLDDRMRASQPAVADAMARAGLSALITVPVSADSRRLGALVLGLRGPQQDGLLSLDEPEAARATDPADVDLLWTLGRQAGQALERARLHEETARQAERAAFLLEAARLLAGAADLPETVERLAQLAVERLADLCVIDLVTEQGMTRPAARHRDPRLQHLADEVRERPLTARRESHPSIRALREGRTQWLRHVPPEYLDSIAADVRHADVVQGLDLVSIVAVPLVADGRRLGVVTICADRRRGGFTAADVEVAEQLGLQVALVVAKAQRYELDVRTSHTLQANLLPPEPPDLPGLSTAVRYLAATHGVEVGGDFYDVVQLPGDQVALAVGDVVGHDITAAATMGQLNSVYRALLVDRPVPSAMIDRLQASWSLLGLQRMATALFATLDPATGQLRIASAGHPPPLMITAGHAEFLPVTPSRMLGAPPAPAPALEWAGVLPAGATLVLFTDGLVESRSADIDEGLAALLAVATDAGTTDPDELCDRLLSELTGAHRADDIALLALTRLA from the coding sequence GTGAGCGGCACGGACCCCATCGGCAACCCGGGGCAGGACCCTCGTGCGCAGCTGGGCAGGCTGCTCGAGGAGGATCCGGCCGACCTGTACGAGAACGCGCCGATGGGCTATCTCTCGACGCTGCCCGACGGGCGGATCGTCAAGGTCAACCGCACGTTCTGCGCGTGGACCGGCCGCCGGTCCGGTGAGCTGATCGGCAGCCGGTTCCAGGACCTGCTCAGCGTCGGCGGTCGGGTGTTCCACGAGACCCACCTCGCGCCGCTGCTGCGGATGCAGGGGGCCGTGCGCGAGATCGCCCTGGACGTCGTCCGGGTGGACGGTTCGCTGCTGCCGTGCCTGCTCAACGCCGTCGAGCTCCGGGACGACGCCGGGGCTCCGGTGCTGGTGCGGGCGACCCTGTTCGAGGCGACGGCGCGGCGGCGCTACGAGCGCGAGCTGCTGGCCGCCCAGCGCGCGGCGAAGGAGTCGGAGGCGCGGTCGCGGGTCGTGCAGCAGGTGGTGTCCGACCTGGCGGCGGCGACGAGCGTGGAGGACGTCGCGAGTGTGATCGTCGAACGCGGGCGGGCGGCGCTGCGGGCGAGCGGAGCCGCGCTGGTGCTCGTCGAGGAAGGGATCGCGGGAGATCCCGACGCGGTGCCGGAGCTGCGGGTCGTCCGCTCGGACGGCCTCTCGTCGGAGCTGCTGGAAGCGCTGCGGAAGGCGGCCGAGGGAAAACTCGCGCTCGAGCTGGCGCAGGGCGTCCGCACCGTCGACCTCGACGACCGGATGCGGGCGTCGCAGCCGGCCGTGGCCGACGCGATGGCCCGGGCCGGGCTGAGCGCGCTGATCACCGTGCCCGTGTCGGCCGACAGCCGGCGCCTCGGCGCGCTCGTGCTGGGACTGCGGGGCCCGCAGCAGGACGGACTGCTCAGCCTGGACGAGCCCGAGGCCGCGCGGGCCACCGATCCGGCCGACGTCGACCTGCTGTGGACGCTGGGCAGGCAGGCCGGTCAGGCGCTCGAGCGCGCGCGGCTGCACGAGGAGACGGCCCGGCAGGCCGAGCGCGCGGCGTTCCTGCTGGAGGCGGCGCGGCTGCTCGCCGGTGCCGCCGATCTGCCCGAGACCGTCGAGCGCCTGGCGCAGCTGGCCGTCGAGCGCCTGGCCGACCTGTGCGTGATCGATCTCGTCACCGAGCAGGGCATGACCCGCCCGGCGGCGCGGCACCGCGATCCACGGCTGCAGCACCTGGCCGACGAGGTGCGCGAGCGTCCGCTCACCGCCCGCCGGGAGTCGCATCCGAGCATCCGGGCGCTGCGCGAGGGCCGTACGCAGTGGCTGCGGCACGTTCCCCCGGAGTACCTCGACTCGATCGCCGCGGACGTACGGCACGCCGACGTGGTCCAGGGCCTGGACCTGGTCAGCATCGTCGCGGTGCCGCTGGTCGCCGACGGGCGCCGGCTGGGCGTGGTGACCATCTGCGCCGACCGCCGGCGCGGCGGGTTCACCGCGGCCGACGTCGAGGTCGCCGAACAGCTGGGGCTGCAGGTGGCGCTCGTCGTCGCGAAGGCGCAGCGCTACGAGCTCGACGTCCGGACCTCCCACACCCTGCAGGCCAACCTGCTGCCGCCCGAGCCGCCGGACCTGCCGGGACTGTCGACGGCGGTCCGCTACCTGGCCGCGACGCACGGGGTCGAGGTGGGCGGCGACTTCTACGACGTCGTCCAGCTGCCGGGAGACCAGGTTGCGCTGGCGGTCGGGGACGTGGTCGGCCACGACATCACCGCGGCGGCCACGATGGGGCAGCTGAACTCGGTGTACCGGGCGCTGCTGGTCGACCGGCCGGTGCCGAGCGCGATGATCGACCGGCTCCAGGCCAGCTGGTCGCTGCTCGGCCTGCAGCGGATGGCGACGGCCCTGTTCGCGACGCTGGACCCGGCGACCGGTCAGCTCCGGATCGCCTCCGCCGGGCACCCGCCGCCGCTGATGATCACCGCGGGGCATGCGGAGTTCCTGCCGGTCACGCCCTCGCGCATGCTCGGCGCTCCGCCCGCGCCCGCCCCGGCCCTGGAGTGGGCGGGGGTGCTGCCGGCCGGAGCGACGTTGGTGCTGTTCACCGACGGCCTGGTGGAGAGCCGGTCGGCGGACATCGACGAGGGGCTGGCGGCACTGCTGGCGGTGGCGACCGACGCAGGGACGACGGACCCGGACGAGCTCTGCGACCGGCTGCTGAGCGAGCTCACCGGGGCGCACCGTGCCGACGACATCGCGCTCCTCGCCCTGACCCGACTCGCCTGA